One Rosa chinensis cultivar Old Blush chromosome 5, RchiOBHm-V2, whole genome shotgun sequence genomic region harbors:
- the LOC121049285 gene encoding secreted RxLR effector protein 161-like, with the protein MSSEGSRGKTMENVPYARLVGSLMYAQVCTRPDISFAVNMLSRYQSNARHEHWVAGKKVLRYLKSTRDHMLVYKRIEDQELKVECYTNASYKQDLDDLKSTSGYIFMFAGGAISWKTNKQSLTATSTFQAEYIAIFEAIAHALWLRNFISRMKVVDLIERPMTIYYDNAAAVFFSKNNKRTSGSRNIDVKYFSVREIVRDNEIEVTKIGTKDQLADPLTKALPVSVFIKHVENMGVRFR; encoded by the coding sequence ATGTCCTCAGAAGGTTCTAGAGGGAAAACCATGGAGAATGTACCTTATGCTAGATTGgttggaagtctcatgtatgcacaagtttGTACCAGGCCAGATATAAGTTTTGCTGTTAATATGTTGTCCAGATATCAATCAAATGCTAGACATGAACATTGGGTTGCTGGGAAGAAAGTTTTGAGATATTTGAAATCTACCAGAGATCACATGCTGGTATACAAAAGGATTGAAGATCAAGAATTGAAAGTGGAATGTTATACAAATGCTTCATACAAACAAGACTTGGATGACTTGAAATCAACATCTGGATATATTTTCATGTTTGCTGGCGGAGCTATCTCATGGAAGACTAATAAGCAATCATTAACTGCTACTTCAACCTTTCAAGCAGAATACATTGCAATATTTGAAGCTATTGCACATGCtttgtggttgagaaattttatttcaaGAATGAAAGTGGTGGATTTAATTGAAAGGCCAATGACCATTTACTATGACAATGCAGCTGCTGTGTTCTTTTCAAAGAACAACAAAAGGACTTCTGGATCTAGAAACATTGATGTGAAGTATTTCTCTGTGAGAGAAATTGTGAGAGACAATGAAATAGAGGTGACCAAAATAGGTACAAAAGACCAACTTGCAGATCCATTGACCAAAGCATTGCCAGTTTCTGTGTTCATCAAACATGTGGAAAATATGGGAGTACGTTTTAGGTAG